The genomic segment GCAACTATAATACTGAATAATTCCGAAATATTGTGAAAAAGAAGATAGCTGTAAAGGCTGGTCATGTACAAACCTGTGAGTATCAGCAGGCCGGCTGCAATATTGATATATTGTTCTAAATTATTTTGTTTTTTTTCCATATTTAATCCTGTAAGAAAAAAAGCCTTAAGGATTTCCAATTTTCCAAAAACTGGAAATCTATATTATTGATAATTCTTAAATTTCATTGGGAAACAGTTCAGTCATTGTCTGAAGAGCATATTCAAAATCATAGTTGCGCACATGTTCCTCAAGTTCTATTATCTTTGTTTTTAAGTTCCGGGTATAAATTTTCTGTTTTAAAATTTGAACATACTCAATAGCATCAGAATCTCCGTCTATAAGAAGTTCCTTTAATTTTATTATTATATATTTAATTTTCCGGGTATCAATTTTATTATTTTCAGGATCAGTGTGAGAAAAATCAGGCATAGATTCATCATTTTTTTTGATTAAAGGTTTGATAGATTTTAATACCTGATTAAGAGCATTTTTTAAAGATTTGAATATAATATCATATTGTCCTGATCTGCCTTTGATTATTTCTGATTCCAAAGCTGTTGACGCTGCTTTTAATTGTTTGGCTCCTATATTGGCTGACACGCTTTTTAAATTGTGAATCTGCTGCCTTGCATACTCAAAATCCCCTTTTTCAAGGGCATGCCTGATTTTCTCAGCTTTATCTGCATAATCTGTGTAAAACTCAACAAGAAGTTTTTTATACAGTTCTGTATCTCCGGCAACCATTGTTAAACCAGAATCCACATCAATGCCAGCCAGGTTGTATAAAGGATCTCTTTTTTTATAAGTATTTTGCTGAAAAAAACCAGCCTGATCAGCATATATCCATTGATTGACAAGATTTAAGAAGTTATCTGGTTTAATAGGTTTAGTTATATAATCATTCATGCCGGATTCAAGGCATTTTTCATGCTCTTTTTTCATGACATGGGCACTCATGGCTATAATAGGGGTTTTTATATTCATTTCTCTTATTTCAGCAGCAGCTTTATAGCCATCCATTTCAGGCATTTCTATATCCATAAGAATCAAATCAAATTCTGCTTTTTGAGCAGCAAAAACGGCATCTCTGCCGTTTTCAGCTATGATGATTTTAAAACCTCCAAGTTCAAGCAGTTTTACTGCAACCTGCTGGTTAATCTGATTATCTTCAACCAGCAGGATTTTCCCATATTTTCTTTTTTTTAATAATCCAAATTTACCGGTTTTACTTGAAAAACCATTATTTTCATAAGAACCGGATAAAGCCATTATTTGATCTGGTATTTTAAATTCAGCAGTAAAACTAAAAGTACTTCCTTTTCCAGGCTCACTTTGTGCATTGATCTGCCCGTTCATCATTTCTGCCAGCCGTTTACAAATGGAAAGCCCAAGACCGGTTCCTCCGAATCTGCGTGTTACTGACCCATCTGCCTGGGTAAAAGGTTCAAATAAAAAAGCTGATTGCTCATGAGAGAAACCAATGCCGGTATCTTTGACTGAAAACATGATTTTTATCTTTTCATCTGTTCTCATTACTGGTTCAGCACTGATATTAATCTGTCCCTTTTCTGTAAATTTAAGAGCATTTTCCGTCAGATTGATAAGAATTTGATTTAACCTCAGCGGATCACCTGACAAAATTTTCGGAATATTGTCATTTACTGCAATTTCAATCTTAATTCCTTTTGCTTCTGCCCTGTTCTTGATAAAATCATAATGATTTTGTAAAATATTTTCCAGCTCAAATTTTACATCTTCAATACTAAGCATACCTGCTTCAATCTTTGAAAAATCAAGAATATCGTTTATAATATTTAATAGTAAATGTGCTGAAAATTCTATTTTACTTAAAAAATCTTCCTGCTCATCTGTCAGGTCAGTCTGCATGGCAAGATGGGTCATGCCTATAATTGCATTCATAGGTGTTCTTATTTCATGGCTCATTCTTGCAAGAAATTCGCTTTTTGCCCTGTCTGCCTTTTCTGCACATTCTTTGGCCTGCTGCAAGTCTGCTTCTGCCTTCTTGCGTGCTGTAATATCAGCAGCTACCATTATCATGCACTCATGGCCTGAAAACAGGAAGAATCTGGCTGATATAAGTACATTTATTTCTTTTCCGTCTTCTCTCTGCACACAGGATTCAAATCCTTTGACCTCCTTTTCTTTTTTTATATTCTCA from the Desulfonema limicola genome contains:
- a CDS encoding response regulator translates to MKRLIQIQDNKVVRRINLEKDRYTLGRGEQNDIVIDVNKVSRVHAFLFRENNTYFIADNNSSNHVFVNGKQVKKRRLAPGDEINLSKDVLLLFLDQARTDKKNAELMDQMWDSFNKKDFLRLKEVTNRIVSLDKLENILNLILKEVIHLVSAQRGFIALTDSKGRIKADASVVHNIPLQSSNDKSIFSNSTVQKAVQSREHVFVLTSREPPADISQSIVALQLQSVMCAPLIFGNKLVGILYVDSGMAMADFSERDRFFFTILSDHAALAIENARLYSHQQMSVCQLKEKFNASEERYRLTLEAAPDPIVIIRLSDGLLIQANQAFFSIFGFSEKDVPGKCVFDLNLFVNSLDMNHIIENIKKEKEVKGFESCVQREDGKEINVLISARFFLFSGHECMIMVAADITARKKAEADLQQAKECAEKADRAKSEFLARMSHEIRTPMNAIIGMTHLAMQTDLTDEQEDFLSKIEFSAHLLLNIINDILDFSKIEAGMLSIEDVKFELENILQNHYDFIKNRAEAKGIKIEIAVNDNIPKILSGDPLRLNQILINLTENALKFTEKGQINISAEPVMRTDEKIKIMFSVKDTGIGFSHEQSAFLFEPFTQADGSVTRRFGGTGLGLSICKRLAEMMNGQINAQSEPGKGSTFSFTAEFKIPDQIMALSGSYENNGFSSKTGKFGLLKKRKYGKILLVEDNQINQQVAVKLLELGGFKIIIAENGRDAVFAAQKAEFDLILMDIEMPEMDGYKAAAEIREMNIKTPIIAMSAHVMKKEHEKCLESGMNDYITKPIKPDNFLNLVNQWIYADQAGFFQQNTYKKRDPLYNLAGIDVDSGLTMVAGDTELYKKLLVEFYTDYADKAEKIRHALEKGDFEYARQQIHNLKSVSANIGAKQLKAASTALESEIIKGRSGQYDIIFKSLKNALNQVLKSIKPLIKKNDESMPDFSHTDPENNKIDTRKIKYIIIKLKELLIDGDSDAIEYVQILKQKIYTRNLKTKIIELEEHVRNYDFEYALQTMTELFPNEI